The sequence AGTTCTTACCTAATCTGTTGTTGCTGGGCCATGGTTCTTGGTTGTTGTGAGTGCAAAAGTTGGTCAGCACAAAGACAGAGGCCGTGGAGGGAGAGCAGGCTGAGAGTCcctgagagacacagagcaaGGCGAGAGTAGAAAGAAGCTCAGGGTTATATATATAGGTGAGCCCAGCCCTGTAGATCCAAGGGTAAATTCAACATCACTCTCCACCCCCTGCCCTGCCAGCCATGAAATGGAGCCAGGATCAGCCATCATCCTACTGAAATCAAACCACAATCCAAGAAGCTTCCAGGGATGCACCTGCCTACTTTGTGAGGGGGATAGTTTCAGTTGCAAAGACAGCTTCTGTCCAAAGCctcatttttacaaaacacaCTTATTGAACATAATATTGGTTACTCTTTTCATGAAGTGGGTAAAATCAGATAAAATCCACTATTCACTATTTATCCACTATCTTATTCAATTTCTTGCAGATATAAGCCTAAGATAAAGAGAGTCAGTATAGTAAAATACCATGACTTACGTTATATATGCAAAAGTTGCTGCAAAATAATGTCAGATTAATTTCACTCATAGAcaagtagtattagtagtagtattcaAGAATCCCTTCTTAGACtggaaatgataaaatacacaaaggGCAACATTCAAGTCAAGATTTCTCCACTTTTATTTCAAACTTAAACCTATTTGGTCCTAATGTACTTAAAATGATTTCAAATTGAGCTTGAAAGCACACCAAATGTTCAAATTGTAAAACAAAGCGATTCTGTAATCTGTGACAGGTGAATCTAGGGGTCAATAATGGAAAATAGATGTATGTTTTGAGAAAATATTGAGGGCCACCAGTTCCTGCTATCACAATTCAGTTCAAAACTGGTTTTGCTATTTAAATACTATGAACATTTTAGGTAGCCTGACCGCTGATAAAAACTTTTGGCAGTGTCCTAATCAGACACTGGATCTCACAGGTCACAGATTAAGGTGTAACATTGATTTCTGAATATATTCTTACGTTACACTGCTCTAAACCAaaatttacacattttgcaCACCTGCAGTGTCACTTTAACAGCCGGCTCCAGGATACTGACAAGGACACCTAGCAAGCTGGATATCTTGATAAGAGCATGCATTAATGCATTAATGACTCACCTTGAGATGAAATCAAAGATTTAATTTTGCTACGACAAAGTTTAACTGCCGACTCTCCCCACATACAGTTGAATAATTGGAAGGAGCAAGACAGCACATGCAAGTCAGGGGCGTTTCAGATCTGAATACTTGGCCAATGATCAGAGTTCCTTTGTAAAGTGGGTCAACTCATCTCAGGAAAACCAAGACAAGCGTGATGCAGCATGGTTGGTGCCAGATCAGATCAGCTGGAGGGAAGATTTGCAAAACTCTTGAGAGAGAGACTAACCTTAAAtcttaacctaaccctaaccctaactttaaccctaaccGCACTCGCGAGAGCTCGTCTGTCCACCTGATCCAACCTAGCATTTACCATGTAACATTTCTTCGAGGTTGTTTAATTTCGGGGACCTTTCTCACAGACTTGCCTAACACTGGTGTAACTAATTAGGCCATATTAATAATCACTgcatttaatttcagtgttcCAGTGGCAGGGCtgtggtattgtgcatgctgtcTCTCTGACAGCTTAATGAAACATTGAGACAGCCATCATTGATTTTTAACTTATACACCTGTGTCCTCTGGAAGAAAGGTCCTCTATGTGTACAAGTAAGTCTGTGTGAAACCCTACAGAAACCCTGGTGAATCTATATATATGAATaaggtcatcatcatcatcagtatgCACAGACAGTAGACTTTATTTAATAGGGGaatgcatttattttgcattcatttattttcttgtatcCATTACCATTTCATTCATGTACACAGGCAATACAATCCACAATAAAGCTCTAACGCATGCTCAACAGAGTATTTTAGCGATTGCAATATCTTGGCTAACAAACTagagaaaacataaacatgaacagcTGAGGAGCTGAGGTGCACCACAAACACTGCTGGTCCATGGTAACATGGACCTGGTCCACGGTAGCAGCTGCATCATTTGCTATACACGTGAATTGCTGGTATCAGTATTCTGGTTCAGGTTTCGAAAGCGGGCTGGTTCTCATTCTTCAAACTTCCAAGTGCCATAGTGCACCGGTCATGAGGGATTTGGCTGGAGCGGACACAGTGGTGTGTGCGTGAGTCACAGCGTCTACAGCTACAACAGAGGGCCACAGGAAAATACAGCTGTGGGTTGACATTCTGAGGACAGCCTGGAAAATGAACAGCTTGGTACACCAGGGAGAGAGGCACACAGCTACGCTGGATCAGGAAAGTCCTTCCAAACCGTCCTTTCAAATTGGTGTCCTGGAGTGGGGGAGACAGCTGTTTGAGGCTGTTCTGTGGTTGAAATTATGACAATGTGTCAACTTTTTTCATGAGTTGGGAAATGTGTCAGAAGAGACGGTGATTGAGAGAGTAATGCCTTTTCACCTCCATATCTCTTTCACTATGTTTTCATTATGATCCAAATATTGATCTGAGATGCTgtatcaaaatatatatttgcaaTATCTCTACCATCACCTCCCTGTTCTGATGGTGCCCAAACCACAAGGGTGTTGCATCAAATATTCTTATAATGTACATCACCTCTTCAAAATCACTTTGTTTTAAACATGCCTCAACATTGTTGAAATTGACATTTCCACAagaagtgtgtgagtgtgtaccgGTTGTCACCTGTGTGTAACAGTAGCCACTGCAGATGGTGGTGTTGATAGCCACACACTGGGCACAGTCGTGCCTCTCAATCCATATGGTATGATTCTTCAGCATACAGGCACACACTGTTCCACTCGTCAACACACAAAGCAGCATGCATTTGAACACAAACAAAGGCATGCTGCAAATGCACGTCTTGCAAGTCTGATATACAACACACCACTCAGGCTGCTGAAAGACAGTcactctgaaaaaaaacaaaacaattgatGCGCACACAATATCAATATTAATATCATTGCAACAATATCAGTTTGTTAAATCTTATGCAAACCAAAATTGTAGGAAAAAAACATACcttgatatacagtatgaccCTCTAGTAGTTCAAGAAATTATGGAGATTCTCTTTTCA is a genomic window of Thunnus maccoyii chromosome 4, fThuMac1.1, whole genome shotgun sequence containing:
- the LOC121895486 gene encoding follitropin subunit beta-like translates to MPLFVFKCMLLCVLTSGTVCACMLKNHTIWIERHDCAQCVAINTTICSGYCYTQDTNLKGRFGRTFLIQRSCVPLSLVYQAVHFPGCPQNVNPQLYFPVALCCSCRRCDSRTHHCVRSSQIPHDRCTMALGSLKNENQPAFET